A single window of Chloroflexota bacterium DNA harbors:
- a CDS encoding sugar ABC transporter permease gives MATPVALEVSPSRAGARMSRARRREALAGYLLLLPWAIGFLLFVAGPLVASAALSFTAFDVARPPRFVGLENYVNAFTSDDRFLSSLQLTFVYAVVSVPLALFGSLLLALLLNQRLRGTSLYRTFFFLPSLTPAVAVAILWTWLLQPDVGLVNYLLSLVGITGPKWLGSTEWAMPSLIVIALWTGIGGNRMMIFLAGLQGVPQELYDAADIDGAGAVQKFRHITLPMISPTMFFNLVLGIIAALKVFTVAFIATQGGPAFSTWFIALHIWSQAFKYLEMGYASALAWIFTLILLLLTVAQFRLSRHWVYYEGEDSR, from the coding sequence ATGGCAACTCCCGTGGCGCTGGAAGTCAGCCCGTCGCGCGCTGGTGCGCGGATGTCGCGCGCACGTCGTCGTGAGGCGCTTGCCGGGTACCTGTTGCTGTTGCCGTGGGCCATCGGCTTCCTGCTGTTCGTGGCAGGGCCGCTGGTGGCGTCGGCCGCGCTGTCGTTCACGGCGTTCGACGTGGCCCGGCCGCCGCGCTTCGTTGGCCTGGAGAACTACGTCAACGCGTTCACCAGTGATGACCGTTTTCTCAGCTCGCTCCAGCTCACCTTTGTCTACGCCGTCGTCTCGGTGCCGCTGGCGTTGTTCGGGTCGTTGTTGTTGGCGTTGCTGCTCAACCAGCGGCTGCGCGGCACCTCGCTGTACCGGACCTTCTTCTTCCTGCCGAGCCTCACCCCGGCCGTGGCCGTGGCGATCCTCTGGACGTGGCTGCTCCAGCCAGATGTGGGGCTGGTGAACTACCTGCTCAGCCTCGTTGGGATCACCGGGCCGAAGTGGCTCGGCTCGACGGAGTGGGCGATGCCCTCGCTGATCGTCATCGCGTTGTGGACCGGCATCGGCGGCAACCGCATGATGATCTTCCTCGCCGGACTCCAGGGCGTCCCGCAGGAGCTGTACGACGCGGCGGACATCGACGGCGCGGGCGCGGTCCAGAAGTTCCGCCACATCACCCTGCCGATGATCTCCCCCACGATGTTCTTCAACCTCGTGCTCGGGATCATCGCAGCGCTCAAGGTGTTCACCGTCGCGTTCATCGCGACGCAGGGCGGGCCAGCCTTCTCGACGTGGTTCATCGCCCTGCACATCTGGTCGCAGGCCTTCAAGTATCTGGAGATGGGGTACGCCTCGGCGCTGGCGTGGATCTTCACGCTGATCCTGCTGCTGCTCACCGTGGCGCAGTTCCGGCTGTCGCGGCACTGGGTCTACTACGAGGGGGAGGATTCCAGGTGA
- a CDS encoding carbohydrate ABC transporter permease has translation MSALMVELADERTPVAGSEHVGRQHSLRRRVILHAVTITLALLAMFPFIWTLASSLKTPAELVLFPPPLLPYTPQWGNYLELWRVVPFGTWLLNSLIFTIVGTIGAVASATLVAYSFARFRYPGRDVFFLITLATIMLPVEVTIIPQYLLFFNIGWIDTLLPLIVPQWLGGGAFNIFLIRQFIMSLPRDLDEAALVDGASYLQTLWYVLLPLCIPALATAAIITAIANWDAFLGPFIFLNSKDNLVLAVGIREFQSVGSATGGAVVGGLRRDHLLMAAATLMTLPVIGLFFVCQRYFVRGAVMSGIKG, from the coding sequence GTGAGCGCGTTGATGGTCGAGCTGGCCGATGAGCGCACGCCAGTTGCCGGCAGCGAGCACGTCGGGCGGCAGCACAGCCTGCGTCGGCGGGTGATCCTGCACGCCGTCACCATCACGCTGGCGCTCCTCGCGATGTTTCCGTTCATCTGGACGCTCGCCAGCTCGCTCAAGACGCCCGCCGAACTGGTGCTCTTCCCGCCGCCGCTGCTCCCGTACACGCCGCAGTGGGGCAACTACCTGGAGCTGTGGCGGGTGGTGCCGTTCGGCACCTGGCTGCTCAACTCGCTGATCTTCACCATCGTGGGGACCATCGGGGCGGTTGCGTCGGCGACGCTGGTGGCGTACTCGTTCGCCCGTTTCCGCTACCCGGGGCGAGACGTCTTCTTCCTGATCACCCTGGCCACGATCATGTTGCCCGTCGAGGTCACCATCATTCCCCAGTACCTGCTCTTCTTCAACATCGGGTGGATCGACACGCTGCTGCCGCTGATCGTGCCGCAATGGCTGGGCGGCGGGGCGTTCAACATCTTCCTGATCCGCCAGTTCATCATGTCGCTCCCGCGTGACCTGGACGAGGCGGCGCTGGTCGACGGCGCGAGCTACCTGCAGACGCTCTGGTACGTCCTGCTGCCGCTCTGCATTCCGGCCCTGGCGACGGCGGCCATCATCACGGCCATCGCGAACTGGGACGCGTTCCTGGGCCCGTTCATCTTCCTGAACTCGAAGGACAACCTGGTACTCGCGGTCGGGATCCGCGAGTTCCAGTCGGTCGGCTCGGCGACGGGCGGCGCAGTGGTAGGGGGCCTCCGTCGCGATCACCTGCTGATGGCCGCCGCCACGCTGATGACGCTGCCCGTGATCGGGCTGTTCTTCGTGTGCCAGCGCTACTTCGTGCGTGGCGCGGTGATGTCCGGCATCAAGGGCTGA
- a CDS encoding sugar ABC transporter substrate-binding protein: MRTLSRRTLLGIGMGAAASSFLGACAPPPAQSEATAAAKTGAAPAAPAAKPADAAKPAEAAKPAAPVAAGAKELVFHCRQGDLANHFTAYAEKWSQKNPTTPIKMETMVATNEYWVKLAALHASKTIGDNVVDISRFFPEMANKGLYREIQPFVDGEKFDLGQYYPAAVENGRFDGKLYALPETYQFQAVLIYYNKDLFDAAGVKYPDATNATFDEIVEKATKLTKPADGIFGYGGASGAHHIIIRSFGGDVLDEERKKSRLAEPEAIKAVEWIQDLIYKHKAHPAPDQIANGSDTNMFAGGKLAMLQQTLWTGTFLIPLVAGKFKYGAALLPKGPTGIMGNHSQSDLVGVTANSKNPDVAWQIARFMTAKDIGIEKVALNAGGPGARPDVQSDPGLQEKMIGLKEFQTALSEKRKPFLEPKPWNVRTQELNDAFGQNSDPIWLNKVTPADGMKKVHQEAQKVLDKPRP; encoded by the coding sequence ATGCGAACCCTGTCCCGTCGTACGCTGCTGGGGATCGGCATGGGAGCGGCGGCAAGCTCGTTCCTGGGGGCCTGCGCCCCGCCGCCCGCGCAAAGCGAGGCGACCGCCGCCGCGAAGACTGGCGCTGCGCCAGCGGCCCCGGCCGCGAAGCCGGCCGACGCAGCCAAGCCGGCTGAGGCCGCGAAGCCGGCTGCCCCGGTCGCGGCTGGCGCGAAGGAGCTGGTCTTCCACTGCCGCCAGGGTGACCTCGCCAACCACTTCACTGCCTACGCCGAGAAGTGGAGCCAGAAGAACCCGACCACCCCCATCAAGATGGAGACGATGGTCGCCACGAACGAGTACTGGGTCAAGCTGGCGGCGCTGCACGCCTCGAAGACCATCGGCGACAACGTGGTCGATATCAGCCGCTTCTTCCCGGAGATGGCGAACAAGGGGCTGTACCGCGAGATCCAGCCGTTCGTGGACGGCGAGAAGTTCGATCTCGGCCAGTACTACCCGGCGGCCGTCGAGAATGGCCGCTTCGACGGCAAGCTGTACGCCCTGCCGGAGACGTACCAGTTCCAGGCCGTCTTGATCTACTACAACAAGGACCTGTTCGACGCGGCGGGCGTCAAGTACCCGGACGCCACCAACGCGACCTTTGACGAGATCGTCGAGAAGGCGACGAAGCTGACCAAACCGGCCGACGGCATCTTCGGGTACGGTGGAGCCAGTGGCGCCCACCACATCATCATCCGCTCGTTCGGCGGCGATGTGCTGGACGAGGAGCGCAAGAAGTCACGGCTGGCCGAGCCCGAAGCGATCAAGGCCGTGGAGTGGATCCAGGACTTGATCTACAAGCACAAGGCCCACCCGGCCCCGGACCAGATCGCCAACGGCAGCGACACCAACATGTTCGCGGGCGGCAAGCTGGCAATGCTCCAGCAGACCCTCTGGACGGGCACGTTCCTGATCCCGCTGGTGGCCGGCAAGTTCAAGTATGGCGCAGCGCTCCTGCCGAAGGGGCCGACGGGCATCATGGGCAACCACTCCCAGAGCGACCTCGTGGGCGTGACGGCGAACTCCAAAAACCCGGACGTGGCCTGGCAGATCGCAAGATTCATGACGGCGAAGGACATCGGCATTGAGAAGGTCGCGCTGAACGCCGGCGGGCCGGGCGCGCGCCCGGACGTCCAGAGCGATCCGGGCCTGCAAGAGAAGATGATCGGCCTGAAAGAGTTCCAGACGGCGCTCTCGGAGAAGCGCAAGCCGTTCCTGGAGCCGAAGCCGTGGAACGTCCGCACGCAGGAGTTGAACGATGCCTTCGGCCAGAACTCGGACCCGATCTGGCTCAACAAGGTCACACCGGCCGACGGCATGAAGAAGGTCCACCAGGAGGCGCAAAAGGTGCTGGACAAGCCACGACCATGA
- a CDS encoding Gfo/Idh/MocA family oxidoreductase, whose translation MTSGNVDGSGLRAVVVGAGFAGEGHTIALRENGVAIEAICARTPSAVQAMADKLGVPRASTNWRETLAEIKPEIVAVATPAGAHAEVIDAALDAGCHVYSDKPLAPYAPIARRLYERAAAAGVKHAYAATHRYDPSVEWLAELVRDGVIGRVGEVEGTFRRHIHPLTPWSWYDSVELGGGLLHNALPHWLGILQRVLGGELQAAVGETRRVRERAPFVPDIHDFRLRGAMRPTPEEAERLEWRDCDSDSGFTALLRIGTRDPAASAQVSISATGHPAAWPPHGWRFHGTGGTLLADGHFSYSVRLHRAGDPADQWEELPVPQRILDAHPRVGDEFQRKWTALARDFVGDIVGQPRDRYLTFRDGWRFQEAFDTIRAGGGWTTIPTRSDGPGHQPGPASG comes from the coding sequence ATGACCAGCGGAAACGTAGACGGCTCAGGATTGCGCGCGGTGGTGGTGGGGGCGGGCTTCGCCGGCGAGGGCCACACCATCGCGCTGCGTGAGAACGGCGTCGCCATTGAGGCGATCTGCGCGCGGACGCCCTCGGCGGTGCAGGCGATGGCCGACAAGCTGGGGGTGCCGCGCGCCTCGACCAACTGGCGGGAGACGCTGGCCGAGATCAAGCCGGAGATCGTCGCCGTCGCGACGCCGGCCGGCGCGCACGCCGAGGTCATCGACGCGGCGCTGGACGCCGGCTGCCACGTCTACTCGGACAAGCCGCTGGCGCCGTACGCCCCCATTGCCCGCCGGCTGTACGAGCGCGCGGCAGCGGCGGGAGTCAAGCACGCCTATGCGGCCACCCACCGCTACGATCCGAGCGTCGAGTGGCTGGCGGAGCTGGTACGAGACGGGGTCATCGGGCGGGTGGGCGAGGTCGAAGGGACGTTCCGGCGTCACATCCACCCCCTGACGCCGTGGTCCTGGTACGACTCGGTGGAGCTTGGCGGCGGCCTGCTCCACAACGCCCTGCCGCACTGGCTGGGCATCTTGCAGCGCGTCCTGGGTGGGGAGCTGCAGGCGGCGGTGGGCGAGACGCGGCGGGTCCGCGAGCGCGCACCGTTTGTCCCCGACATCCACGATTTCCGCCTGCGCGGCGCGATGCGTCCCACGCCCGAGGAGGCCGAACGTCTGGAGTGGCGGGACTGCGACTCGGACAGCGGGTTCACGGCGCTGTTACGGATCGGCACGCGGGATCCGGCGGCCTCGGCCCAGGTCTCGATCTCGGCGACGGGTCACCCGGCCGCCTGGCCGCCGCACGGCTGGCGCTTCCACGGGACCGGCGGCACCCTCCTGGCGGATGGGCACTTCTCATACTCGGTGCGCCTGCACCGCGCGGGTGATCCGGCCGACCAATGGGAGGAGTTGCCCGTGCCTCAACGCATCCTGGACGCGCACCCGCGGGTGGGCGACGAGTTCCAGCGGAAGTGGACGGCGCTGGCGCGAGACTTCGTCGGGGACATCGTCGGCCAGCCGCGGGATCGCTACCTGACCTTCCGAGACGGCTGGCGCTTCCAGGAGGCATTCGACACGATCCGTGCTGGCGGCGGCTGGACGACCATCCCTACCCGATCTGATGGACCTGGACATCAACCCGGGCCGGCGTCGGGGTGA